In the Arachis hypogaea cultivar Tifrunner chromosome 20, arahy.Tifrunner.gnm2.J5K5, whole genome shotgun sequence genome, AACACATCCCTAATGTTATCTTCACACTACAAACTAAGGATGATGTTAATAGCACCACAAGAACACTTAGCAAAGAGAGAGAGATACAGAATCTGAAAATGTTGCAGCTATGTCACATTTTGAGTCTTCATGTTCAGTGTCAATTCACCTTCTATGTAgcaatattgcattctttttcaAGGAATAAAATGTTGCTGAATCAAGAAAGATGAACGATATTTGAATACGCGAATTCACTCATCATTTATACGCATCCAAACTACAAGGACATGCAAAAGCAAAAGTCATAAACAATGGCAAGGAATTCTAATCTCTAGATACGTTAACAaacattaacaacaacaaaattcaacTTGCTTCTCACTCATGACACATTAAACAAGACCAAATTTGCTGCTACACATACATTATGTTTGTACCTATAGAATGTAGAGCACGAGCGTCCAGATAGGATACACCAACAGAAGGATTATTCCTAACGTATTGGATATGCCGTGAGGTTTGGTGAAGGAGTTTCTGAAACCACCGGAAGCGCGAATATGTTCTTGCAGCAAGTAACATGCAATGGCAAGGCATATTATCACCCCTACTGCATTGTTTCTAACGGTGCTTGCAAACAGACTTGGAGCTACCACAACGAGCAGAATCAAAGCAGCAGGAAGTTCCAACCATTCTGCAATATCAACCGTTACAAGTTAGTTACTTAGTTACTACTACTTTCTAATTGCCATGGCATGGAAAATATTTCATAGATCTTAATTTCTCTTCTGATAGCGAATGAGCAAGCAAGCAAGTAAAAGAATACCGACAAAATCTAcagggaaaagaaaataaatactgTAGCATACAACTTAATCAGCATTTAGGCCGCTTTTGTTTTCGAGAACATGACAGGACAAAACAGGACAAAACACTAATGGACAGAGACAGaaaattttatgttcttgtattttgtttggtgataaattagaacaaattatgaaaatccaatttattctcatttttttcatccaaaaaatttgaaataaaaaatataataataaaaaatataattataaaaaattaacaaaaataatgaaagaaaaaataaaaaataagttgtatccCTTGTAAGTGTTTCTGTGTCCTTcatgtcaggatggacacaaaatacactaattaagTATCTTTGGCCACATTGTTTCTGTCATGTCTCCTCTGCCAAACATGATTTTGTGTCTCACTCTGTCTCTGTGTCTTGTTTAGAGACATCAGATTTTTCCTAGCTATAAGAAAAATTGAAGCATATATGTAGATACCAGGGAAGCGCCTTGGAAAGAAAAGTCGCAATACAACTGCAATTAAAGCAATCCATTTCCCAACATCACCCCTGCAATGGAAAAAAGGAGGAGGTATCAAGAGCTGCTCTGAGTAGTGCAGAGCCAAGAAAAATCAGAGAGAAACGAATGGATCTAGTAAAATGCATTGAAGCTGTAATGAATCGAATTACACGTGATTACAGTGAGAGTGGTTATTTATACCTGAGCTAACAGAATTCATAACAGAAAAGGTGCCAGCTCAGCACAGATTCTAACTTATTCTAACTACTTTCATCTACTAACAACTCTCACTAGCTGAAGAAAGGGTGAGGTACCTGAAGAAGCCGAAAATCCATGAAGGCAAGCTGAAGaaaatgtatggaatgagaaGTGATGTAAGAATGTTGGTCTTCCAGTTTGTACGATCCAAAATCAGCAAATAGCTGCAGATGAGTGATTAGCGATTAGATAATTAGGTTAGAGATATGGAACGATCGAAGAGGGAATAGTAAGAGATACATACATAGCAGCGATGGAAGCAACGGATTCAAGCACAGTGACTCCGGCGCCGGACACAGCAGCTAGTTTAACGGCGTTTTTGGCGAGTTTATTAGCAGCAAAAGCAAGGTCCCTCAGATCTGAACCGATTAATTCAGCTGCTTCATCTTCGAATTCCCTCCTCATTGCTAAGTAGCTCTTCTTGTTGCGCTTCCACATTTCCTATGCCTTCTTGGTGTGAGATACAGAAAACAGAAAGCTGATTTTGCACTGCGCTGACACGTGTGAAACTCTCGGAATAGGAACTGCCACGTGGAGTTCAACCATTGGATCGTCATCGTCATCACATAAATGCGGTGCCGCTTCGATAAGAATTGCGACAAGTGAGAACAACGTTCAACGTTCTTCTATATGGATTATGGATATGCACGTGAATATATCACacaacaaaatttttcttttttcattacaCACTACTCACTCAGAGCTGCATCACacgacaattttttttttttcaggagaTTGGACAACtccaattttaaatattttaataaattgaacAATTCTTAATGCTAAATACATAATACACCtatatatttttcacatttttaccacattttttttcaattacaatttttaaaatttaaattctagacCTTTGAAGTGGAAAGAGAAAGATATGTCATATAAACTAAGGCTAGTTGGCATCACACGACAAATTTAAGTTATCATCTCAatcgttttatttttttttttctcaagttTGGTAAAAGATATCAATAATGCAAAGGTCCAATTGACCAAGTTTTATAAACTGTTGGTCTGATCCATTTATGTATTGGGCTAACTGGCTACATTACGAATTATTTTAGCTAACATATctagatatatattttttggattagcttcaattctaattaataaaaatatcttgaaaaaataaaaaggacaaaATTTAGGCTCAATTTgagtaaacaacttaattaagttattttttaaaaaatagcttaaacaataaatgcttatattaaaagtagtttataaataaattattttgtatttggttttttaattctaaaaatacttattttaagagaaaagtaataaaaaaatttttattatgagaaaagtcatttttttaacttctctttaAACACCAAAATAGTTTTTAGAAGGATTAAATTAAAATGTGTGCATGGATAACAAAACAGGAAGTCCTTATTAATAGGGGTATGTATgggccgggtgaaaccgggtttgatgtgattcAGATTCGGCCAaaaatatataccgggcctatttatTAGACTCGAACCCGgctctagacccgatgaaacctatacactttccgGCCACGATTATATCAggtaaaaatcgggtgaaaaccgggccattaacattacattttcttgataccttcttataaactagcatgtgaaaatatccaaatttccaagactccaactattatttgacatgataaaattcacttagaaaaatataacaagaatcaactcttctctaaaattaaagcataaccataatcaatactaatattgtctaatacactaaatatttaaatcaatataaataacacaatattatgcattagtctaaaatcttatgcattttaaacataaaacattaacttatagccttataataactaataacacaaaatattaaggtttacaatacttaaattccacgtaAGAATAACCTTCATCTattactaataatacaaaatattaaatgtGTATGATGATCGGACCACCGGACCGACTTCGAGTGACCCGAGTTATGGCCCAAATCCAACCCAATATAATGAtcgagtctatttttgagacccttacccgaccctagacTCAATAAAATTACACCAAAATAGCTCCTAACGTATTTGAAACCAGACCAAATCTTCAAACCGGACTGGGTCATACACACCCCTACTTATTAACATTAGATGTAAGGAATTTCACTCTTCTCTATCCGTGTCTACATGCATGTATATaacttctttttgttttcttgaattttcttctctttcatactTTATTTAATTTGTCTCTTTCTTTTAATGTCCTATATCTGTATGCATGGTCCACAATGTCTTAATttgtttggaaaaagaaaaaaggaagcaCGGGGGAGGAGACAAATTACAAATATCAATATTTGGATTTATTAACACATGCATGTCTTGAAGTAttgcaaattaaaagaaaatttgatttttttttcagtcAACTATATATTCAATTCAATACATTCGAATAAACATTTTAATTAAACCAgtaatgttttaaattttatatatatatttacaaaacttgaaaaaaatctcTAAATCTCTCCTAATAAATTAAGTGTAAATGGGTTAAAAAATTACGATTTATATATAACACAggcataataattaataagtatatatatgcaaaatacaACCGATCTCatcgtttttatttttatatttccaaagaaaaatatttatcgaagaggagagaagaaaagatgGTTTGAGTCTTACAGACACCACAAATGACGAAAAAAAAGATTCCAGTTTCAGAAGTCATACAAATCCAAAATAGGCAATTAGGAAGCAGGTGGAATGGTTTCTATAATACCTTATtctagaattaaaatacaaatatgtaattttataaaataggTTCATTATACatttaagtatttttattaataaaatttaattaaattagtctaaatttaacaaaaattaccCATATAACGTATATTTAAATcacatattttttttacgtttcttctttttttttcatatttcttttttattattatttttttgttattgttattgtcgttaatgcatgtatttttttttatttctttttctcctctgtctcttgataattattgcagtattttttttattaaaaaaattatgaaaagataaaataaaaaaaaataaaaaaaagaagaagaagacgataaTGATGAGAAGaagaataggataaaaagaattttaaattgtatagactttatcaaaaaaataataccaaaattttttaatcgtcacacaaaaaattttttaattttgatactgaaattttttaattgtaaCATAGATTTTTGTTAAAAAGGTGAaataagaattatgagaatacgtaagaagaaggtgatgaaactaaaaaaatagaagacagaaaaaaaaaaagaaaaagaagatgaccgagaagaaaaagaggaggaaTGAGAGAGTTTTAATTGATATAAATAGCACCAAAATCTTTTAACTATGACATAGGACGTTTTTTATTttgacataaaaaaattttaatgacgacacataaaattttgaattgcatgtcatttttaattaaataatgtactttttttttttatcattaaactaGTTAAGTG is a window encoding:
- the LOC112784287 gene encoding cold-regulated 413 plasma membrane protein 1 translates to MWKRNKKSYLAMRREFEDEAAELIGSDLRDLAFAANKLAKNAVKLAAVSGAGVTVLESVASIAAIYLLILDRTNWKTNILTSLLIPYIFFSLPSWIFGFFRGDVGKWIALIAVVLRLFFPRRFPEWLELPAALILLVVVAPSLFASTVRNNAVGVIICLAIACYLLQEHIRASGGFRNSFTKPHGISNTLGIILLLVYPIWTLVLYIL